The Kitasatospora sp. NBC_00374 genome has a segment encoding these proteins:
- the nusA gene encoding transcription termination factor NusA: MDIDMSALRGLVTEKGVPFDLLVESIESALLIAYHRTEGSRRRARVELNRKTGHVTVWALEDPAELEEGVEPKEFDDTPSGFGRIAASTAKQVILQRLRDAADDQTFGEYAGKEGDIVTGVVQQGNDPKNILVDIGKLEAILPPQEQVPGEDYRHGTRLKCYVVGVRRGVRGPSVTLSRTHPSLVKRLFALEVPEIADGSVEIAAIAREAGHRTKIAVWSRRAGLNAKGACIGPMGGRVRNVMAELHGEKIDIVDWSEDPAEMVAAALSPARVTKVEIVDLSQRSARVIVPDYQLSLAIGKEGQNARLAARLTGWRIDIRPDTEVPDGEGRE, encoded by the coding sequence GTGGACATCGACATGAGCGCCCTGCGTGGGCTGGTTACCGAGAAGGGCGTTCCGTTCGACCTGCTGGTCGAGTCGATCGAGTCGGCGCTTCTCATCGCGTACCACCGCACCGAGGGCTCCCGCCGCCGGGCGCGGGTCGAGCTGAACCGCAAGACCGGGCACGTGACCGTGTGGGCGCTGGAGGACCCGGCGGAGCTGGAGGAGGGTGTCGAGCCGAAGGAGTTCGACGACACCCCGAGCGGCTTCGGCCGGATCGCCGCCTCGACCGCCAAGCAGGTGATTCTGCAGCGTCTGCGCGACGCGGCGGACGACCAGACCTTCGGCGAGTACGCGGGCAAGGAGGGCGACATCGTCACCGGTGTCGTCCAGCAGGGCAACGACCCCAAGAACATCCTGGTCGACATCGGCAAGCTGGAGGCCATCCTGCCCCCGCAGGAGCAGGTCCCCGGTGAGGACTACCGGCACGGCACCCGGCTGAAGTGCTACGTGGTGGGCGTCCGCCGCGGTGTCCGCGGTCCGTCGGTGACGCTGTCGCGCACTCACCCCAGCCTGGTGAAGCGGCTGTTCGCGCTGGAGGTCCCGGAGATCGCCGACGGTTCGGTGGAGATCGCCGCGATCGCCCGCGAGGCCGGCCACCGCACCAAGATCGCCGTGTGGTCGCGCCGCGCGGGCCTGAACGCCAAGGGCGCCTGCATCGGCCCGATGGGCGGCCGGGTGCGCAACGTGATGGCCGAGCTGCACGGCGAGAAGATCGACATCGTGGACTGGTCGGAGGACCCGGCCGAGATGGTCGCGGCCGCGCTGTCCCCCGCACGGGTGACGAAGGTCGAGATCGTGGACCTCTCGCAGCGCTCCGCACGGGTGATCGTGCCGGACTACCAGCTGTCGCTGGCGATCGGCAAGGAGGGGCAGAACGCCCGCTTGGCCGCCCGCCTCACCG
- the rimP gene encoding ribosome maturation factor RimP, with the protein MSTTQTDRLRALLEPLAAEAGLDLETVAVTQAGSRRQVQIDVDADGGVDLDAIAEFSRAVGQVLDDSDLMGAAPYLLEVGSPGAERPLAEPRHWRRAEGRLAKVHLTDGKEIVARVLESDEDGVLVEVQPVKGRGRPKERRLAWAEIDRARVQVEFNRKDDELLDEAADLADDAADDDEDFVDDASEGADEGADR; encoded by the coding sequence ATGAGCACCACCCAGACCGACCGGTTGCGCGCGCTGCTGGAGCCCCTGGCCGCCGAGGCCGGGCTGGACCTCGAAACCGTCGCCGTCACCCAGGCCGGCAGCCGCCGCCAGGTGCAGATCGACGTGGACGCCGACGGCGGCGTGGACCTCGACGCGATCGCGGAGTTCAGCCGTGCGGTGGGCCAGGTGCTCGACGACTCCGATCTGATGGGCGCCGCGCCCTACCTGCTCGAGGTCGGCTCCCCGGGTGCCGAGCGCCCGCTCGCCGAGCCCCGCCACTGGCGCCGGGCCGAGGGCCGGCTCGCCAAGGTGCACCTGACGGACGGCAAGGAGATCGTCGCGCGGGTGCTGGAGAGCGACGAGGACGGCGTGCTGGTCGAGGTGCAGCCGGTGAAGGGCCGCGGCCGTCCGAAGGAGCGCCGCCTGGCCTGGGCCGAGATCGACCGGGCGCGGGTCCAGGTCGAGTTCAACCGCAAGGACGACGAGCTGCTCGACGAGGCGGCCGATCTGGCCGACGACGCCGCAGACGACGACGAAGACTTCGTGGACGACGCCTCCGAGGGGGCGGACGAGGGTGCGGACCGGTAG